The DNA sequence ATCGACGGCGCGGTTTGGCACCTCGATGTCGGCTCATCGCATCCTGGGGCTGAAGCAGGTCCCAAGGGTATGGCTGTTCGCCATTTAAAGCGGTACGCGAGCTGGGTTCAGAACGTCGTGAGACAGTTCGGTCCCTATCTGTTGTGGGCGCAGGAGATTTGAGAGGAGCTGCTCTTAGTACGAGAGGACCGGAGTGGACGAACCTCTAGTGTTCCGGTTGTCGCGCCAGCGGCACCGCCGGGTAGCTACGTTCGGAAGAGATAACCGCTGAAAGCATCTAAGCGGGAAACTCACCTCAAGAGAGATCTCCCGGGCATTTATGCCCCTTAAGGTCACAGAAAGACGATCTGTTTGATAGGCTGGAAATGGAAGCATGGTAACATGCGCAGTTGACCAGTACTAAGCGACCGTGTGATTTGACTTCTCCCTTCCTTCTTCGTGTCCTCAACCCTCTTCTCTCGTCCAGCGTTTGAGTTTGGTGTCTATAGCCAGGGTGAGACACCTGTTACCATCCCGAACACAGTAGTTAAGACCCTGAACGCCTATGGTACTGCCGGGGTTACTCGGTGGGAGAGTCGGTCGATGCCAAACTCAATCGCTGGATGGGGAAACAATACCTTCGAATTTTCAGGCGCGTAGCTCAGTGGGAGAGCACTACCTCGACACGGTAGGGGTCGTCGGTTCAATCCCGACCGTGCCTACCAAATTATCTAACTTTGCTGGAGGCGACCATAGGCATCCGTAGATCGAAAGCTCCAAACAAGCAGGATGACTCAATACGAGTCAATGATCAGATCACCGCTCAGCAGATTAGATTGATTGACGGAGAAGGTGGACAGGTTGGAGTAATTACAGTTTCCGATGCCCTCACTAGAGCTCAATCGGATGGACTTGACTTAGTTGAAGTTTCTCCTAAAGCGGATCCCCCTGTTTGCCGGTTGATGGATTATGGAAAATTCAAATACCAGCAAAGTAAAAGGCAACATGCCGCCAAGGTTCATCAGAAGGTAATACATCTCAAGGAGGTAAAACTCCGACCAAAAATTGAAGATCATGACCTAAGGTTTAAGGTGCGAAACGCTCTTCGCTTCCTTGAAGAGGGTGACAAGGTGAAAGTCAATGTTGTTTTCATGGGTCGGGAGATGGCCCACAAAGATTTGGGCTTGGTTCTTATTGAGCGATTCCTAAGCATGATTGGTGAGAATGGGATTGTTGAGCAACCTGTCCGTAACGAGGGACGCTCAATGTTCATGATTCTTGCCCCATCAAAGAAGAAGTGATATGGCTGGTTACAAAATGAAAACCCACAAGGGTGGGGCAAAACGATTCAAGATGACGGGATCTGGAAAATTCAAACGAAAAAGAGCCTACTTGCGTCATGGCATGCGTAAGCGAAGCAACGATGCTAAGCGCAGCCTCCGACAAAAAGGGTATGTTGAGGGTAGCGATCATCAATCAGTCGCTGCATTGCTCCCATACGCTTAAAGGATTCTAATCAATGGCACGAATTAAAAGAGCAGTACATGCTCGCAAGAAGAAAAGCGCATATTTTAAAGCCGCTAAAGGCTATCGAGGTGGTCGCGGTCGTCTATGGCGGACTGTTAAAGATGCTGTAGAACGTTCTAGAGAATATTCTTATCGTGACCGCAAGGTTCGGAAGCGCGATTACAGACAATTGTGGATCATGAGGATTAACGCAGCTGTTCGTGAACATGGTTTGAGTTACAGTGTGTTCATGCACAGCTTGAGAAGCGTAGGTATCGAGCTTGATCGGAAATCACTCGCTGATCTCGCTTATGAGAACCCTGCAGAATTCGCAAAACTTGTACAACAAGTGCGTCAAAAAGCTTCCGCCTGATTCCTTCGGGAGTCAACCGACTCCCATCACTTCCCGTCCGCTTCTCCTGCCAATATTTTTTCCACTTCAATATGATCAAGCGGGGTCCAAGTACCGGTATGCTTGCCTTCAGGATC is a window from the SAR324 cluster bacterium genome containing:
- the infC gene encoding translation initiation factor IF-3, which translates into the protein MEATIGIRRSKAPNKQDDSIRVNDQITAQQIRLIDGEGGQVGVITVSDALTRAQSDGLDLVEVSPKADPPVCRLMDYGKFKYQQSKRQHAAKVHQKVIHLKEVKLRPKIEDHDLRFKVRNALRFLEEGDKVKVNVVFMGREMAHKDLGLVLIERFLSMIGENGIVEQPVRNEGRSMFMILAPSKKK
- the rpmI gene encoding 50S ribosomal protein L35 → MAGYKMKTHKGGAKRFKMTGSGKFKRKRAYLRHGMRKRSNDAKRSLRQKGYVEGSDHQSVAALLPYA
- the rplT gene encoding 50S ribosomal protein L20; amino-acid sequence: MARIKRAVHARKKKSAYFKAAKGYRGGRGRLWRTVKDAVERSREYSYRDRKVRKRDYRQLWIMRINAAVREHGLSYSVFMHSLRSVGIELDRKSLADLAYENPAEFAKLVQQVRQKASA